A genomic region of Hippoglossus hippoglossus isolate fHipHip1 chromosome 8, fHipHip1.pri, whole genome shotgun sequence contains the following coding sequences:
- the casc3 gene encoding protein CASC3 isoform X2, whose product MADRRRRRRRASQDSEDDDESGSGSDSGRSASPTTKTRAREPEPAEAPAVRPEPKNNAESECESEDGVGEAVLSDYESADPEDNGSHSEGVEEEEEAEQLSDEEAPAAAAAAASESEPPVPSDPAPGEEGERVEVNEEEEEQEEEEQQVEEQDEEQQEEEEEQEEEPEREEGGESKEESKAEEKENLTGERQSGDGQESTDDPETKVGGKPGQKLDDDEDRKNPAYIPRKGLFFEHDVRGHAQEEERPKGRNRKLWKDEGRWEHDKFREEEQAPKSREELIAIYGYDIRNGGGPGDRSYRQRRPRQSVSPGRDKRWREGGGERAVRSWQGGGGGQNRGVPPPSSIHTSSTSSSSLPLSSAQRSNNPSRPPPSRSRPSHQNQMHLPPQSHYRNDESNTPQMHPRERQGPKAHSEPAGDRGVVSRGGRGSGGRGGPSLVFENSGTSQPGVEEKDLSSSAVKTVALSQPGGYQSASPRRQQKEQRGGADRSVSGLAASSDTSLQSSSVANREASPPTERPVERKSYSLARRTRSRPTDLGSKQPSVEEATVGGNASSPGSAGGRSWTGAGDGPSQTGSGGGGGLTELDADVARLSLAGQSWNQSPTSYIRSEMRGLPSPLHIPAGPPQFSSMEEMGVGSSRAKRYSSQRQRAVPEPAPPMHLGVMDGHYYEPSKMKKKKFIRLCEEFKNL is encoded by the exons ATGGCGGACCGGCGGCGACGGAGGAGGCGCGCGTCCCAGGACAGCGAGGACGACGACGAGTCCGGTTCGGGTTCGGACAGCGGGAGGTCGGCCTCCCCGACCACCAAGACCCGGGCGAGAGAGCCCGAGCCGGCGGAGGCCCCAGCGGTTCGACCCGAGCCCAAGAACAACGCGGAGTCTGAATGT GAGAGTGAAGATGGAGTGGGAGAag CTGTCCTGTCTGACTACGAAAGTGCAGATCCTGAGGACAACGGCTCCCATTCAGAG ggagtggaggaggaagaggaggccgaGCAGCTCAGCGACGAAgaagccccagcagcagcagcagcagcagccagcgaGTCAGAGCCTCCGGTGCCCAGCGACCCGGCAccgggagaggagggggagcgGGTAGAAGtcaatgaggaggaggaggagcaggaggaggaggagcagcaggtggaggagcaggacgaggagcagcaggaggaggaggaggagcaggaggaggagccagagagggaggaagggggtgAGAGTAAAGAGGAGAGCAAAGCCGAGGAGAAGGAAAATCTCaccggagagagacagagcggcGACGGACAG GAGTCCACAGACGACCCAGAAACGAAGGTGGGAGGGAAACCGGGTCAAAAGCTTGACGATGACGAGGACAGAAAAAACCCGGCATACATCCCTAGGAAGGGTCTGTTCTTCGAGCACGACGTCAGGGGTCAcgctcaggaggaggagag ACCTAAAGGTCGGAACAGGAAGCTGTGGAAAGACGAGGGTCGCTGGGAGCACGACAAGTTCAGGGAGGAAGAGCAGGCGCCCAAGAGCCGCGAGGAGCTCATCGCCATCTATGGTTATGACATCAGAAACGGCGGCGGCCCAGGAGACCGGTCGTACAGACAGCGCAGGCCAAG ACAGAGTGTGTCTCCCGGCAGAGACAAacggtggagggagggaggaggagagcgagcaGTCCGATCCTGgcaaggaggaggtggaggtcaAAACCGAGGAGTTCCTCCACCTTCATCCATCCACACCTCCTCTacatcatcttcctccctccctctctcctccgctcAGCGCAGCAACAACCCCTCCAGACCTCCACCCTCCCGCAGCAGACCATCCCACCAGAATCAGATGCACCTCCCACCTCAATCCCACTACAGGAATGATGAATCAAACACACCCCAGATGCATCCCAGAGAGCGACAGGGCCCTAAAGCTCATTCGGAGCCTGCAGGCGACAGGGGTGTGGTCAGCAGAGGAGGGCGTGGTAGTGGAGGAAGGGGGGGTCCCTCCCTGGTCTTTGAGAACAGTGGCACCAGCCAACCAGGTGTTGAGGAAAAGGACCTGAGCTCCAGCGCTGTAAAGACAGTGGCGTTGTCACAGCCGGGCGGTTATCAGTCTGCTTCACCCAGACGACAGCAGAAGGAACAACGAGGTGGTGCCGACCGCTCTGTGTCTGGATTGGCAGCTTCCTCTGACACCTCCCTTCAATCGTCATCAGTGGCCAATCGGGAAGCCTCTCCTCCCACAGAGCGGCCGGTGGAGCGTAAATCTTACTCGCTGGCTCGCAGGACTCGCTCTCGACCCACAGACCTGGGAAGCAAACAGCCGTCCGTGGAGGAGGCGACAGTGGGCGGGAACGCCTCGTCCCCTGGCAGCGCGGGAGGGAGGAGCTGGACGGGAGCAGGAGACGGACCGAGTCAGACGGGAAGTGGCGGGGGAGGGGGGCTGACCGAGCTGGACGCAGACGTGGCTCGACTCAGTCTGGCCGGACAGAGCTGGAACCAGAGTCCGACGTCGTACATCCGCTCTGAGATGAGAG GCCTCCCCAGCCCCCTGCACATCCCCGCCGGCCCGCCGCAGTTCTCcagcatggaggagatgggcGTCGGCTCTAGTCGGGCCAAACGCTACTCCTCCCAACGTCAGAGAGCCGTACCTGAGCCGGCTCCGCCCATGCACCTGGGAGTGATGGATGGCCACTACTACGAACCCAgtaagatgaagaagaagaagtttatACGTTTATgtgaagagtttaaa AATTTATAA
- the rapgefl1 gene encoding rap guanine nucleotide exchange factor-like 1 yields the protein MPAGMKPLEKFLKKQTTALTRAGGFVGGVADKASGGTGASRRRASLSRVVPFFRETSPESGQAREVFSPDSEDPPPWPSAIGTGPVTVPSSANSSGSGSGGGDVRSPSLSSDEQSSEASLITESGGSSGGGGTPLPPDTPDNLTLTVLDSVAGKRYVHCKETLLDDFMLTHPIFLTADRLQQVLLQQFTLEGREGERGRRGGETEGESEGGMDAAERKQAVLNMAFRYLDTYRELLQEEGERSNNFPKELYLCAVQELTRHPELVEDVLKLQRWAEILHCPSVEEKESRKKQVRPLFRHFRRIDACLQPREAFRGSDEIFCRVYTPDHSYVTIRSRLSCRVGEILALVREKLQYSEDQPVLPGNLILVAVTSAGEKAVFRPSDEAVFTTLGVNTHLFACEASELESLLPLPEEIHWTPGDSKLHDMSAEEVANQLVAFDWELFSCVHEVEFVCYVFHGEQSRWRPLNLELVLQRCSEVQHWVATEILQCHSLPKRIQLLRKFIKIAALCKQHQDLLSFLAVVLGLDNPAIGRLRLTWEGLPGKFRKQFQQFESIADPSRNHKSYRDLITGLRPPLIPFTPLLLKDLTFLHESCKTFHGELVNFEKMHKVAEMVRIIRRYRSSQLAMDTETSPSHLQTKAYIRQLQVIDNQNLLFDMSCKLEPKDT from the exons ATGCCGGCGGGGATGAAGCCCCTGGAGAAGTTCCTGAAGAAGCAGACCACCGCGCTGACCCGGGCCGGGGGCTTCGTGGGCGGGGTGGCGGACAAGGCCAGCGGGGGAACCGGAGCGTCCCGGCGGAGGGCCAGTCTGTCCCGGGTCGTTCCCTTCTTCAGGGAGACGTCCCCTGAGAGCGGCCAGGCCCGGGAGGTGTTCAG CCCTGACAGTGAGGACCCCCCCCCCTGGCCCTCAGCTATCGGGACCGGCCCGGTCACGGTACCAAGCAGCGCTAACAGCTCTGGATCTGgttctggaggaggagacgtcCGCAGTCCGTCTCTGTCCAGTGACGAGCAGAGTTCTGAGGCCAGTCTGATCACAGAGAGCGGTggcagcagcggaggaggcgggactcctcttcctcccgacACGCCCGACAACCTGACCCTCACTGTGCTGGACAGCGTGGCGGGAAAACGTTACGTGCACTGCAAAG aaACTCTGCTGGATGACTTCATGTTGACACATCCCATCTTCCTGACAGCCGACAGGCTCCAGCAAGTTCTGCTGCAGCA ATTCACtctggaggggagggagggagagagggggaggagaggaggggagacggagggagagagcgagggagggatggacGCAGCCGAGAGGAAGCAGGCGGTGCTGAACATGGCGTTTAGATACCTGGACACGTACAGAGaactgctgcaggaggagggagagcgcAGCAACAACTTCCCCAAG gagctGTACCTGTGTGCGGTTCAGGAGTTGACTCGTCATCCTGAGCTGGTGGAGGACGTCCTGAAGCTGCAGAGATGGGCCGAGATCTTACACTGCCC gtcagttgaggagaaggagagcagGAAGAAGCAGGTCCGTCCTCTGTTCAGACACTTCAGACGTATCGACGCCTGCCTGCAGCCGAGGGAGGCCTTCAGAGGCTCCGACGAGa TCTTCTGCAGGGTCTACACTCCGGATCACTCCTACGTCACCATCAGGAGCCGCCTGTCCTGTCGGGTCGGAGAGATTCTGGCTCTGGTGAGAGAGAAACTTCAGTACAGCGAAGATCAACCGGTTCTGCCCGGAAACCTCATCCTGGTGGCTGTCACGTCCGCCGGAG agaaAGCCGTGTTTCGTCCCAGTGATGAAGCCGTGTTCACGACACTGGGAGTCAACACACACCTGTTCGCCTGCGAGGCCTCGGAACTGGAGTCACTG cTTCCTCTTCCTGAGGAGATCCACTGGACGCCAGGTGACAGCAAACTCCACGACATGTCTGCAGAGGAAGTAGCCAATCAGCTGGTGGCGTTTGACTGGGAGCTCTTCAGCTGTGTGCACGAG gtgGAGTTTGTGTGTTACGTATTTCATGGAGAGCAGTCGCGCTGGCGCCCCCTCAACCTGGAGCTGGTACTGCAGCGCTGCAGCGAGGTGCAGCACTGGGTCGCCACGGAGATCCTGCAGTGTCACTCGCTGCCGAAGAGGATCCAGCTGCTCCGCAAGTTCATCAAGATCGCAGCTCT gtgtaAGCAGCATCAGGACTTGTTGTCGTTCCTCGCCGTCGTTCTGGGGCTGGACAACCCCGCCATCGGCAGACTGCGACTCACCTGGGAG ggacTCCCGGGGAAGTTCAGGAAGCAGTTTCAGCAGTTTGAGAGCATTGCA gaTCCCTCCAGGAACCATAAGTCGTACAGAGACCTGATCACCGGCCTCAGACCTCCTCTGATCCCGTTCACACCTCTGCTGCTTAAAG ATCTGACGTTTCTTCACGAGAGCTGTAAAACGTTTCACGGTGAACTCGTCAACTTTGAGAAGATG CATAAAGTGGCAGAGATGGTGAGAATCATCAGACGCTACAGGAGCAGTCAGCtcg CCATGGATACAGAGACGTCCCCCTCCCACCTGCAGACGAAAGCGTACATCCGTCAGCTGCAGGTGATCGATAACCAGAACCTGCTGTTTGACATGTCCTGCAAACTGGAGCCCAAAGACACATAA
- the casc3 gene encoding protein CASC3 isoform X1 has product MADRRRRRRRASQDSEDDDESGSGSDSGRSASPTTKTRAREPEPAEAPAVRPEPKNNAESECESEDGVGEAVLSDYESADPEDNGSHSEGVEEEEEAEQLSDEEAPAAAAAAASESEPPVPSDPAPGEEGERVEVNEEEEEQEEEEQQVEEQDEEQQEEEEEQEEEPEREEGGESKEESKAEEKENLTGERQSGDGQESTDDPETKVGGKPGQKLDDDEDRKNPAYIPRKGLFFEHDVRGHAQEEERPKGRNRKLWKDEGRWEHDKFREEEQAPKSREELIAIYGYDIRNGGGPGDRSYRQRRPRQSVSPGRDKRWREGGGERAVRSWQGGGGGQNRGVPPPSSIHTSSTSSSSLPLSSAQRSNNPSRPPPSRSRPSHQNQMHLPPQSHYRNDESNTPQMHPRERQGPKAHSEPAGDRGVVSRGGRGSGGRGGPSLVFENSGTSQPGVEEKDLSSSAVKTVALSQPGGYQSASPRRQQKEQRGGADRSVSGLAASSDTSLQSSSVANREASPPTERPVERKSYSLARRTRSRPTDLGSKQPSVEEATVGGNASSPGSAGGRSWTGAGDGPSQTGSGGGGGLTELDADVARLSLAGQSWNQSPTSYIRSEMRGLPSPLHIPAGPPQFSSMEEMGVGSSRAKRYSSQRQRAVPEPAPPMHLGVMDGHYYEPMSYQGPIYAHGDGPTPIPPQGMLVPPEMHIPHPGLHPHQSGAPIANPALYAGPPVSLSPGQPQQLLPPPFYPPPGVMTFPYPTMYPTPQAQAQVTYGGVTYYDTMQQQAQPKPSPPRRTSQPVTVKPPPPEVPFASE; this is encoded by the exons ATGGCGGACCGGCGGCGACGGAGGAGGCGCGCGTCCCAGGACAGCGAGGACGACGACGAGTCCGGTTCGGGTTCGGACAGCGGGAGGTCGGCCTCCCCGACCACCAAGACCCGGGCGAGAGAGCCCGAGCCGGCGGAGGCCCCAGCGGTTCGACCCGAGCCCAAGAACAACGCGGAGTCTGAATGT GAGAGTGAAGATGGAGTGGGAGAag CTGTCCTGTCTGACTACGAAAGTGCAGATCCTGAGGACAACGGCTCCCATTCAGAG ggagtggaggaggaagaggaggccgaGCAGCTCAGCGACGAAgaagccccagcagcagcagcagcagcagccagcgaGTCAGAGCCTCCGGTGCCCAGCGACCCGGCAccgggagaggagggggagcgGGTAGAAGtcaatgaggaggaggaggagcaggaggaggaggagcagcaggtggaggagcaggacgaggagcagcaggaggaggaggaggagcaggaggaggagccagagagggaggaagggggtgAGAGTAAAGAGGAGAGCAAAGCCGAGGAGAAGGAAAATCTCaccggagagagacagagcggcGACGGACAG GAGTCCACAGACGACCCAGAAACGAAGGTGGGAGGGAAACCGGGTCAAAAGCTTGACGATGACGAGGACAGAAAAAACCCGGCATACATCCCTAGGAAGGGTCTGTTCTTCGAGCACGACGTCAGGGGTCAcgctcaggaggaggagag ACCTAAAGGTCGGAACAGGAAGCTGTGGAAAGACGAGGGTCGCTGGGAGCACGACAAGTTCAGGGAGGAAGAGCAGGCGCCCAAGAGCCGCGAGGAGCTCATCGCCATCTATGGTTATGACATCAGAAACGGCGGCGGCCCAGGAGACCGGTCGTACAGACAGCGCAGGCCAAG ACAGAGTGTGTCTCCCGGCAGAGACAAacggtggagggagggaggaggagagcgagcaGTCCGATCCTGgcaaggaggaggtggaggtcaAAACCGAGGAGTTCCTCCACCTTCATCCATCCACACCTCCTCTacatcatcttcctccctccctctctcctccgctcAGCGCAGCAACAACCCCTCCAGACCTCCACCCTCCCGCAGCAGACCATCCCACCAGAATCAGATGCACCTCCCACCTCAATCCCACTACAGGAATGATGAATCAAACACACCCCAGATGCATCCCAGAGAGCGACAGGGCCCTAAAGCTCATTCGGAGCCTGCAGGCGACAGGGGTGTGGTCAGCAGAGGAGGGCGTGGTAGTGGAGGAAGGGGGGGTCCCTCCCTGGTCTTTGAGAACAGTGGCACCAGCCAACCAGGTGTTGAGGAAAAGGACCTGAGCTCCAGCGCTGTAAAGACAGTGGCGTTGTCACAGCCGGGCGGTTATCAGTCTGCTTCACCCAGACGACAGCAGAAGGAACAACGAGGTGGTGCCGACCGCTCTGTGTCTGGATTGGCAGCTTCCTCTGACACCTCCCTTCAATCGTCATCAGTGGCCAATCGGGAAGCCTCTCCTCCCACAGAGCGGCCGGTGGAGCGTAAATCTTACTCGCTGGCTCGCAGGACTCGCTCTCGACCCACAGACCTGGGAAGCAAACAGCCGTCCGTGGAGGAGGCGACAGTGGGCGGGAACGCCTCGTCCCCTGGCAGCGCGGGAGGGAGGAGCTGGACGGGAGCAGGAGACGGACCGAGTCAGACGGGAAGTGGCGGGGGAGGGGGGCTGACCGAGCTGGACGCAGACGTGGCTCGACTCAGTCTGGCCGGACAGAGCTGGAACCAGAGTCCGACGTCGTACATCCGCTCTGAGATGAGAG GCCTCCCCAGCCCCCTGCACATCCCCGCCGGCCCGCCGCAGTTCTCcagcatggaggagatgggcGTCGGCTCTAGTCGGGCCAAACGCTACTCCTCCCAACGTCAGAGAGCCGTACCTGAGCCGGCTCCGCCCATGCACCTGGGAGTGATGGATGGCCACTACTACGAACCCA TGTCGTACCAGGGACCAATCTATGCTCATGGGGATGGCCCCACCCCCATCCCACCACAAGGCATGCTGGTCCCGCCTGAGATGCACATCCCCCACCCTG GTCTCCACCCACACCAATCAGGGGCCCCGATCGCTAACCCCGCCCTCTACGCAGGCccacctgtgtctctgtcaccCGGGCAACCACAGCAACTGCTGCCACCTCCTTTCTACCCTCCACCGGGCGTCATGACCTTCCCTTACCCCACCATGTACCCAACCCCACAG gctCAGGCCCAGGTGACCTATGGAGGTGTGACGTACTACGACACGATGCAGCAGCAGGCTCAGCCCAAGCCTTCGCCCCCCCGCCGCACGTCCCAGCCCGTCACTGTCAAGCCCCCCCCACCAGAGGTGCCCTTTGCCTCAGAGTGA